From Camelina sativa cultivar DH55 chromosome 20, Cs, whole genome shotgun sequence, the proteins below share one genomic window:
- the LOC104770710 gene encoding uncharacterized protein At5g08430-like: MEDSNEKVKSSSRKRFRKPKSLEFDCWGSKNLIEFLQSLGRDTTNKIPENEVTTIVMSYIRERNRETPSKKKRKTVACDDKLRSLFGTTKINIVKVPDLVEKHYAENQEDESFFDFLYTPEDDKQEKQRLSPSDKVAKRAKQVVQKPKGTFAAIVSDNVKLLYLRKSLLQELAKTPETFESKVVGTFVRIKKPCQLVYVTGVMEGNPIDGNLLQVTNYSYYLEDVFVSSLSDDDFSQEECEELHQRIKNGFAKRLTVADVEEKARSLHEDVTKHWLARELVLLQRLINQANEKGWRRELSQYLDKRELLENPEEQSRLLCEVPEVVAEEVEPEKVDDDRNIENDLIVPNPEASPEVHQSDGKQQLSDSPASSVKKTLENLELLKNSEEQLRLFHEVPEVVVEELDPEYVIDDEKIENDFSVPYPDAFIEADQSDEEKQLSDSPDSTIQKTLEGSKLGNGEDQPTCTASAGNKDLHEDVFEPPAYDITQNKDCITEVTHQQSSIPVIDLSNQPQAQSNPIEIIELSDDDDEDDDKDSRAYQNYDPKKVMWFYEFPKGKTHGPFSLTALKRWNEEEYFIDVPDFKEWRKGESAVLLTKLLPYIKT; this comes from the exons ATGGAGGACTCCaatgaaaaagtgaaaagtTCGAGTAGAAAGAGGTTTAGAAAACCTAAAAGTTTGGAATTTGATTGTTGGGGTTCGAAAAATCTCATTGAGTTTCTTCAGTCACTTGGTAGAGATACCACAAACAAGATACCTGAGAATGAAGTTACAACGATTGTGATGAGCTATATCCGGGAGAGAAACCGTGAAACTCCttctaagaagaagagaaagaccgTAGCTTGCGATGACAAGTTGCGTTCGCTTTTTGGGACTACGAAGATCAATATAGTCAAAGTCCCTGATTTGGTAGAGAAGCATTATGCAGAGAATCAGGAGGACGAGTCATTCTTTGATTTTCTATACACTCCAGAGgatgataaacaagaaaaacagagattgTCTCCATCAGATAAGGTGGCTAAACGGGCGAAGCAGGTTGTGCAAAAGCCTAAAGGCACTTTTGCTGCAATAGTGAGCGATAATGTGAAGCTTTTGTATTTGAGAAAGAGTTTACTTCAGGAACTAGCAAAGACTCCTGAAACTTTTGAGAGTAAAGTTGTGGGGACTTTTGTGAGGATCAAGAAACCCTGTCAGCTTGTTTACGTGACAG GTGTGATGGAGGGAAATCCGATTGATGGTAATCTTCTTCAGGTTACAAATTATTCCTATTATCTAGAAGATGTTTTTGTCTCTTCCCTATCAGATGATGATTTTTCTCAG GAGGAATGTGAAGAACTTCATCAGAGAATAAAAAATGGCTTTGCTAAGAGACTTACAGTT GCGGATGTGGAAGAAAAGGCTCGAAGTTTGCATGAAGATGTGACAAAACAT TGGCTTGCAAGAGAGCTTGTATTGTTACAAAGGCTTATTAATCAGGCTAATGAAAAGGGATGGCGAAGAGA ACTATCCCAGTATCTGGACAAAAGAGAGCTTCTTGAGAATCCGGAAGAACAGTCGAGGCTATTGTGTGAAGTTCCTGAAGTTGTTGCAGAAGAAGTTGAACCTGAGAAAGTAGATGATGATAGGAATATTGAAAATGACCTCATTGTACCAAATCCTGAGGCTTCCCCCGAGGTTCATCAAAGTGACGGAAAACAACAACTGAGTGATTCACCAGCTTCTAGTGTCAAGAAAACTCTAGAAAATTTGGAGCTTCTTAAGAATTCGGAAGAACAGTTGAGGTTGTTCCATGAAGTTCCTGAAGTTGTTGTCGAAGAACTTGATCCTGAGTATGTAATTGATGATGAGAAGATAGAAAATGACTTCAGCGTACCATACCCTGATGCCTTCATTGAGGCTGATCAAAGTGACGAAGAAAAACAACTAAGTGATTCACCAGATTCTACTATCCAGAAAACTTTAGAAGGTTCGAAGCTCGGTAATGGAGAAGACCAACCAACATGCACTGCCTCTGCAG GTAACAAAGATCTCCATGAAGATGTATTCGAGCCCCCAGCATATGACATCACACAGAACAAGGACTGTATCACTGAAGTCACTCATCAACAGTCAAGTATTCCTGTGATTGATCTCTCTAACCAACCTCAAGCTCAATCAAACCCCATAGAGATTATCGAATTaagcgatgatgatgatgaggatgatgacaAAGACAGTCGAGCTTACCAGAACTATGATCCAAAGAAGGTGATGTGGTTCTATGAATTCCCCAAAGGAAAAACACATGGACCATTTTCTCTCACAGCACTCAAAAGGTGGAACGAGGAAGAGTACTTTATTGACGTTCCAGATTTCAAAGAATGGAGGAAAGGAGAGAGTGCAGTGTTACTGACCAAACTCCTGCCGTACATCAAAACCTAA
- the LOC104770711 gene encoding uncharacterized protein LOC104770711 isoform X1, protein MMENGHEERLTEKFSGLGLEDDSSRSLENEFKNDNLFQVIKAVEAAETTIKEQVEENSRLKAELERSALELAKYKSDDSFPQTSNLGDHSNTALVSPLVDQPVDWKQSVIKTSDTDSSGMLVVHPHVNGNGEEANLSNRFEKLSEGNFVNGIVREAINGAGPSQLDSSLSPMRMRLEGEHTVDINSSAHGSVPGDGVNNSGNAWKQDLIHKVQEQEQEISQLSKYLTDCSVKEAQIRNEKYVLEKRIAYMRLAFDQQQQDLVDASSKALSYRQEIIEENIRLTYALQATQQERSAFVSYLLPLLSEYSLQPQVSDAQAIVSNVKVLFKHLQEKLLLTERKLKESEYQLAPWQSDVNYSNNSPLAPLRSAGVALTHSTKDSLYSHDHTAVDWNLERQHQDEPSSSAVRNYHFDESSTFSPLVNRVGYREVTTFHVSQSAAFEMHVQPGTSMEESPGLKQADEIPPKHVQFREPISKTVVDDAHNSAYVSAFDDPSSSNSPLLSPVLEEPSSSFSEAGDDDPLPAIEDLQISGEPYPGHELQACGYSINGTTSCNFEWVCHLEDGSVNYIDGAKQPNYLVTADDVDLYLAIEVQPLDDRNRKGELVKVFANDNCKITCLPEMQSNIEKTLHTGHASYNVFLATGFLDIREAATLSIKREGYSIKCNNDLIVAEKFSASTAVTIPFGQPAEFVIIGSDGSEYSLRTDNGSTDLIGSRDEIVLTLRLLIKRALLRKKGKKRVFLFNK, encoded by the exons ATGATGGAGAATGGCCATGAGGAGAGATTGACCGAGAAATTTTCTGGTTTGGGACTTGAAGATGATTCTTCTCGCTCGCTTGAGAATGAGTTTAAGAACGACAACTTGTTTCAGGTTATCAAAGCTGTTGAAGCAGCAGAAACCACCATCAAGGAGCAG GTGGAGGAGAATAGCCGTTTAAAAGCTGAACTTGAGAGAAGTGCTCTGGAGCTGGCTAAATAT AAATCAGATGATTCCTTTCCCCAAACATCTAATCTTGGAGATCACTCAAATACTGCCCTTGTGTCCCCTCTAGTTGACCAACCAGTTGACTGGAAGCAGAGTGTGATTAAGACTTCGGATACTGATTCATCAGGCATGCTGGTTGTTCACCCACATGTGAATGGTAATGGCGAAGAAGCTAATCTGAGTAATCGTTTTGAAAAGCTCTCTGAGGGAAATTTCGTTAATGGCATTGTCAGAGAAGCTATAAATGGTGCTGGTCCCTCTCAACTTGATTCTTCATTATCTCCTATGAG AATGCGGTTAGAAGGAGAGCATACAGTAGACATCAACTCGTCTGCTCATGGATCTGTGCCAGGTGATGGAGTAAATAATTCAGGCAATGCATGGAAGCAG GACCTCATTCACAAGGTCCAGGAGCAGGAACAAGAAATTTCGCAGTTGAGTAAATATCTTACTGACTGTTCCGTTAAG gaAGCCCAAATTCGCAATGAAAAATATGTTCTGGAAAAGCGAATTGCCTACATGCGTCTG GCATTTGATCAACAGCAACAAGATCTTGTTGATGCTTCATCAAAAGCTCTCTCTTACAGACAAGAGATAATTGAGGAAAATATACGCCTAACATATGCCTTACAG GCTACACAGCAAGAGAGATCTGCATTTGTATCATACTTGTTACCTCTTTTATCGGAGTATTCTCTGCAACCACAGGTTTCTGATGCTCAGGCTATTGTTAGCAATGTGAAG GTTCTGTTTAAGCATCTACAAGAAAAGCTTCTTCTTACTGAG AGAAAGTTGAAGGAGTCAGAATATCAATTAGCACCTTGGCAGTCAGATGTGAACTACTCAAATAATTCCCCTTTGGCTCCACTACGCTCAGCTGGTGTAGCGTTAACCCACTCT ACAAAGGATTCCTTGTATTCCCATGATCACACAGCCGTAGACTGGAATTTGGAGCGCCAGCATCAAGATGAGCCAAGTAGCTCAGCTGTGAGGAATTACCACTTTGATGAGTCTAGTACGTTTTCACCTCTTGTTAACAG GGTTGGGTACCGCGAGGTGACCACATTTCACGTTAG TCAGTCGGCAGCATTTGAGATGCATGTGCAACCAGGTACGAGTATGGAAGAATCTCCTGGTCTGAAGCAAGCAGATGAAATTCCACCTAAGCATGTCCAATTTCGTGAGCCTATCAGCAAGACAGTGGTGGACGATGCCCATAATTCAGCATATGTGTCTGCGTTTGATGATCCAAGCTCCTCAAATTCTCCTCTTTTGTCCCCCGTTCTTGAAGaaccttcttcctccttttctGAGG CTGGGGATGATGACCCGCTACCAGCTATAGAGGATCTCCAAATTTCAGGAGAACCTTATCCTGGACATGAGCTTCAAGCTTGTGGTTACTCCATTAATGGAACAACAAGTTGTAATTTTGAG tGGGTATGTCATCTAGAAGATGGATCTGTGAATTATATTGATG GAGCAAAGCAACCAAATTACCTTGTTACTGCCGATGATGTTGATTTATATCTTGCTATTGAAGTTCAGCCTTTGGATGACAGGAACCGAAAG GGGGAGCTTGTGAAGGTTTTTGCCAATGATAATTGCAAGATCACTTGCC TTCCAGAGATGCAGAGCAATATAGAGAAGACACTTCATACTGGCCATGCTTCATACAATGTTTTCCTTGCG ACTGGTTTCCTGGATATACGGGAAGCAGCTACGTTATCTATCAAGAGAGAAGGTTACAGCATCAAGTGTAATAACGATCTTATAGTTGCAGAAAAGTTCTCAGCTTCTACTGCT GTAACAATTCCGTTCGG
- the LOC104770711 gene encoding uncharacterized protein LOC104770711 isoform X2, which translates to MMENGHEERLTEKFSGLGLEDDSSRSLENEFKNDNLFQVIKAVEAAETTIKEQVEENSRLKAELERSALELAKYKSDDSFPQTSNLGDHSNTALVSPLVDQPVDWKQSVIKTSDTDSSGMLVVHPHVNGNGEEANLSNRFEKLSEGNFVNGIVREAINGAGPSQLDSSLSPMRMRLEGEHTVDINSSAHGSVPGDGVNNSGNAWKQDLIHKVQEQEQEISQLSKYLTDCSVKEAQIRNEKYVLEKRIAYMRLAFDQQQQDLVDASSKALSYRQEIIEENIRLTYALQATQQERSAFVSYLLPLLSEYSLQPQVSDAQAIVSNVKVLFKHLQEKLLLTERKLKESEYQLAPWQSDVNYSNNSPLAPLRSAGVALTHSTKDSLYSHDHTAVDWNLERQHQDEPSSSAVRNYHFDESSTFSPLVNSQSAAFEMHVQPGTSMEESPGLKQADEIPPKHVQFREPISKTVVDDAHNSAYVSAFDDPSSSNSPLLSPVLEEPSSSFSEAGDDDPLPAIEDLQISGEPYPGHELQACGYSINGTTSCNFEWVCHLEDGSVNYIDGAKQPNYLVTADDVDLYLAIEVQPLDDRNRKGELVKVFANDNCKITCLPEMQSNIEKTLHTGHASYNVFLATGFLDIREAATLSIKREGYSIKCNNDLIVAEKFSASTAVTIPFGQPAEFVIIGSDGSEYSLRTDNGSTDLIGSRDEIVLTLRLLIKRALLRKKGKKRVFLFNK; encoded by the exons ATGATGGAGAATGGCCATGAGGAGAGATTGACCGAGAAATTTTCTGGTTTGGGACTTGAAGATGATTCTTCTCGCTCGCTTGAGAATGAGTTTAAGAACGACAACTTGTTTCAGGTTATCAAAGCTGTTGAAGCAGCAGAAACCACCATCAAGGAGCAG GTGGAGGAGAATAGCCGTTTAAAAGCTGAACTTGAGAGAAGTGCTCTGGAGCTGGCTAAATAT AAATCAGATGATTCCTTTCCCCAAACATCTAATCTTGGAGATCACTCAAATACTGCCCTTGTGTCCCCTCTAGTTGACCAACCAGTTGACTGGAAGCAGAGTGTGATTAAGACTTCGGATACTGATTCATCAGGCATGCTGGTTGTTCACCCACATGTGAATGGTAATGGCGAAGAAGCTAATCTGAGTAATCGTTTTGAAAAGCTCTCTGAGGGAAATTTCGTTAATGGCATTGTCAGAGAAGCTATAAATGGTGCTGGTCCCTCTCAACTTGATTCTTCATTATCTCCTATGAG AATGCGGTTAGAAGGAGAGCATACAGTAGACATCAACTCGTCTGCTCATGGATCTGTGCCAGGTGATGGAGTAAATAATTCAGGCAATGCATGGAAGCAG GACCTCATTCACAAGGTCCAGGAGCAGGAACAAGAAATTTCGCAGTTGAGTAAATATCTTACTGACTGTTCCGTTAAG gaAGCCCAAATTCGCAATGAAAAATATGTTCTGGAAAAGCGAATTGCCTACATGCGTCTG GCATTTGATCAACAGCAACAAGATCTTGTTGATGCTTCATCAAAAGCTCTCTCTTACAGACAAGAGATAATTGAGGAAAATATACGCCTAACATATGCCTTACAG GCTACACAGCAAGAGAGATCTGCATTTGTATCATACTTGTTACCTCTTTTATCGGAGTATTCTCTGCAACCACAGGTTTCTGATGCTCAGGCTATTGTTAGCAATGTGAAG GTTCTGTTTAAGCATCTACAAGAAAAGCTTCTTCTTACTGAG AGAAAGTTGAAGGAGTCAGAATATCAATTAGCACCTTGGCAGTCAGATGTGAACTACTCAAATAATTCCCCTTTGGCTCCACTACGCTCAGCTGGTGTAGCGTTAACCCACTCT ACAAAGGATTCCTTGTATTCCCATGATCACACAGCCGTAGACTGGAATTTGGAGCGCCAGCATCAAGATGAGCCAAGTAGCTCAGCTGTGAGGAATTACCACTTTGATGAGTCTAGTACGTTTTCACCTCTTGTTAACAG TCAGTCGGCAGCATTTGAGATGCATGTGCAACCAGGTACGAGTATGGAAGAATCTCCTGGTCTGAAGCAAGCAGATGAAATTCCACCTAAGCATGTCCAATTTCGTGAGCCTATCAGCAAGACAGTGGTGGACGATGCCCATAATTCAGCATATGTGTCTGCGTTTGATGATCCAAGCTCCTCAAATTCTCCTCTTTTGTCCCCCGTTCTTGAAGaaccttcttcctccttttctGAGG CTGGGGATGATGACCCGCTACCAGCTATAGAGGATCTCCAAATTTCAGGAGAACCTTATCCTGGACATGAGCTTCAAGCTTGTGGTTACTCCATTAATGGAACAACAAGTTGTAATTTTGAG tGGGTATGTCATCTAGAAGATGGATCTGTGAATTATATTGATG GAGCAAAGCAACCAAATTACCTTGTTACTGCCGATGATGTTGATTTATATCTTGCTATTGAAGTTCAGCCTTTGGATGACAGGAACCGAAAG GGGGAGCTTGTGAAGGTTTTTGCCAATGATAATTGCAAGATCACTTGCC TTCCAGAGATGCAGAGCAATATAGAGAAGACACTTCATACTGGCCATGCTTCATACAATGTTTTCCTTGCG ACTGGTTTCCTGGATATACGGGAAGCAGCTACGTTATCTATCAAGAGAGAAGGTTACAGCATCAAGTGTAATAACGATCTTATAGTTGCAGAAAAGTTCTCAGCTTCTACTGCT GTAACAATTCCGTTCGG